In one Bactrocera tryoni isolate S06 chromosome 5, CSIRO_BtryS06_freeze2, whole genome shotgun sequence genomic region, the following are encoded:
- the LOC120778833 gene encoding ATP-dependent RNA helicase dbp4-like yields MSSYRPRRTRIYGANYDMGESSYKKLLESLDNKRGIGRSSDSHVPLARETSLPPKVTFLQDEDDFDREKYRASLRAKLQLDDEDSDVFGSTLKQSKSRLTERNRYLENEDEDILGSTYKPLKFKGLDDSNAVETSLKSSLKYRASAEPFESALKSLKLNGTDESGFGESIKHRALKAVERTGKARSILDDLDDQEASSFSTRRIKIRSENVIMGDTSTTTEASSRMKATKARLADLESEMSSISEKQSERERRKHNLRKLLNESESDTFKAIEM; encoded by the exons ATGTCTAGTTATCGCCCAAGAAGAACACGCATTTATGGCGCCAATTACGATATGGGGGAAAGCTCTTATAAAAAGTTGCTGGAAAGCTTAGATAATAAAAGAGGCATCGGCAG GAGCTCTGATTCACATGTCCCTTTGGCTCGTGAAACCAGCTTGCCACCAAAAGTGACCTTTTTACAAGATGAGGATGACTTTGATCGGGAGAAATATAGAGCCTCACTAAGAGCCAAACTGCAACTAGACGATGAGG ATTCCGATGTTTTTGGCTCCACACTCAAACAATCTAAGTCGAGACTCACAGAAAGAAATAGATATCTGGAGAATGAGG ATGAAGACATTTTGGGATCTACCTACAAGCCATTGAAATTCAAGGGGTTAGATGATTCCAATGCTGTAGAAACTTCgctgaaatcatcattgaaatatAGAGCTTCAGCAGAGCCCTTCGAATCGGCTTTGAAGTCCTTAAAATTGAATGGTACAGATGAGTCAGGATTCGGTGAAAGCATAAAACATAGAGCATTAAAAGCTGTCGAAAGAACCGGCAAAGCGAGGTCCATCTTGGACGACTTAGATGATCAg GAGGCTAGTTCATTCTCTACTAGACGTATTAAGATCAGAAGTGAGAACGTCATTATGGGTGATACCAGTACCACAACCGAAGCTTCCTCACGCATGAAAGCTACCAAAGCTCGTCTCGCTGATCTCGAATCGGAAATGTCCTCGATTAGTGAAAAACAAAGTGAGCGGGAAAGGCGTAaacataatttaagaaaattattgaatGAAAGCGAATCTGATACCTTTAAGGCCATAGAAATGTAA